A region of Trypanosoma brucei brucei TREU927 chromosome 1, complete sequence DNA encodes the following proteins:
- a CDS encoding hypothetical protein, unlikely (gene predicted by glimmer) produces MFKCSLSFPLFLPFARGTSTSGDGEEGTEEFLQKEKDVVVRNQLHKKYIYIYI; encoded by the coding sequence ATGTTCAAGTGTTCCCTCTCATTCCCGttatttcttccctttgcaCGTGGCACAAGCACATCAGGGGACGGTGAAGAGGGAACCGAAGAATTcttacaaaaagaaaaagacgtcGTAGTTCGCAATCAACTCcacaagaaatatatatatatatatatttaa